One genomic region from Arthrobacter pigmenti encodes:
- a CDS encoding cation acetate symporter, translating to MNPVVGYVSLVLVAFSTVLIGIYGLRISRTTGDFYVASRTVRPWWNASAIGGEYLSAASFLGVAGLILLSGVDALWFPIGYTAGYLMLLLFVAAPLRRSGAYTIPDFAQARLDSRNVRRVTSLLVIAVGWLYIVPQLHGAALTVRITTGLPSWVGSVAVVVVVCLSVVTGGMRSITFVQAFQYWLKLTAIAVPIVFILIQLAGSGEALTDDGAVFDSALNATAGASLYQNISLVIALLFGTLGLPHVLVRFYTNPDGPSARRTTLIVLGLLSVFYLFPTLYGVLGRIHTPDLAVRGAADATVLLLPSRIFDGAAGDLLSALVTAGAFAAFLSTSSGLVVSLAGVVSQDFFRGSVSGFRWAAIISALIPLGFALLTDTLALAGSVSMVFAFTASTICPLLLLGIWWRGLTDVGAIAGMLSGAVLCGGSILAAAGMGSDRAPQWLEQPALWTVPSAFAVTIAVSLLTARRKPANASRVLARLHTPEAL from the coding sequence CTGAATCCGGTGGTGGGATACGTCTCGCTAGTCCTCGTTGCCTTCTCCACGGTGCTGATCGGCATCTACGGACTGCGGATCTCCCGCACAACCGGCGATTTCTACGTTGCGTCGCGCACGGTACGGCCGTGGTGGAATGCCTCAGCGATCGGCGGTGAATACCTCTCCGCAGCCAGCTTCCTCGGGGTAGCCGGGCTCATCCTGCTCTCGGGCGTCGATGCGCTCTGGTTCCCGATCGGATATACCGCTGGATACCTGATGCTGCTCTTGTTCGTGGCCGCTCCCCTGCGGCGCTCCGGCGCGTACACCATCCCCGACTTCGCCCAGGCCCGCCTGGACTCGCGCAACGTCCGCAGGGTCACCAGCCTGCTCGTGATCGCGGTCGGCTGGCTCTACATCGTGCCCCAGCTCCACGGCGCGGCACTCACGGTGCGCATCACCACCGGCCTGCCGTCCTGGGTGGGCTCCGTCGCCGTCGTCGTTGTGGTCTGTCTGAGCGTTGTGACCGGCGGGATGCGCTCGATCACCTTCGTTCAGGCGTTTCAGTACTGGCTGAAACTGACTGCAATTGCGGTGCCTATTGTCTTCATCCTGATCCAGCTCGCCGGCAGCGGCGAGGCGTTGACCGACGACGGCGCCGTGTTCGATTCCGCGCTCAACGCCACTGCAGGTGCATCCCTCTATCAGAACATTTCCCTGGTGATCGCCCTGCTCTTCGGAACACTCGGGCTGCCGCACGTACTGGTGCGGTTCTACACCAACCCGGATGGACCCTCAGCCCGCCGCACCACGCTGATTGTGCTGGGTCTGCTATCGGTCTTCTACCTTTTCCCCACGCTCTACGGCGTGCTTGGCAGGATCCATACACCGGACCTCGCGGTCCGCGGCGCTGCGGACGCCACAGTCCTGCTGCTGCCAAGCCGGATTTTCGACGGCGCGGCCGGAGACCTCCTCTCCGCTCTCGTAACTGCGGGGGCGTTCGCCGCGTTCCTGTCGACGTCGAGCGGTCTCGTGGTTTCGCTGGCCGGCGTCGTGAGTCAGGACTTCTTCCGCGGCAGTGTGTCCGGCTTCAGGTGGGCGGCAATCATCTCTGCACTCATCCCGCTGGGCTTCGCCCTGCTGACGGACACCCTCGCGCTGGCCGGCAGCGTGAGCATGGTCTTCGCCTTCACAGCATCGACCATCTGCCCTCTTTTGCTCCTTGGCATCTGGTGGCGCGGGTTGACCGACGTCGGAGCGATTGCGGGCATGCTTTCGGGAGCCGTACTGTGCGGCGGGTCGATACTCGCCGCCGCAGGGATGGGATCCGACCGGGCACCGCAGTGGCTCGAGCAGCCGGCCCTCTGGACGGTCCCGTCGGCATTCGCTGTAACCATCGCGGTTTCGTTGCTCACAGCGCGCCGCAAACCCGCCAATGCCTCTCGGGTTCTGGCCCGGCTCCACACCCCCGAGGCCTTGTGA
- a CDS encoding sodium:solute symporter family transporter, whose translation MRQYLPLQTVETTTVGEPWLNITIFGLFVAITLVIVLRASRNNKTAADYYAAGRSFTGPQNGTAIAGDYLSAASFLGIVGAIAINGYDGFLYSIGFLVAWLVALLLVAELLRNTGKFTMADVLSFRLKQRPVRIAAAITTLAVCFFYLLAQMAGAGGLVSLLLGIDDRVGQSLVITVVGALMILYVLIGGMKGTTWVQIIKACLLIAGAFVMTIWVLAIHGFNLSTLLGAAIETAGNPDITGPGLQYGATGTSRLDFVSLALALVLGTAALPHVLMRFYTVPTAKEARRSVVWAIWLIGAFYLFTLVLGYGAGALIGADRINGAPGGVNSAAPLLAFELGGPLLLGIISAVAFATILAVVAGLTITAAASFAHDIYANVVRRGQVDPDGEVKVARRTVVVIGILSIVGGIGAQGQNVAFLVALAFAVAASANLPTIIYSLFWKKFNTQGALWSMYGGLGTAIVLIAFSPVVSGGEKSMIQTADFAWFPLSNPGIVSIPLAFFLGWLGTVLAKRTEDAQKQAEMEVRSLTGVGAEKAVDH comes from the coding sequence GTGAGGCAGTACCTGCCGCTGCAGACCGTCGAAACCACGACGGTCGGCGAGCCCTGGCTGAACATCACCATCTTCGGATTGTTTGTTGCAATCACCCTCGTGATCGTGCTGCGAGCGAGCCGCAACAACAAGACGGCTGCAGACTACTACGCCGCCGGCCGATCCTTCACCGGCCCACAGAACGGCACCGCCATCGCGGGGGACTACCTCTCCGCGGCGTCGTTCCTTGGCATTGTGGGGGCCATCGCCATCAACGGCTATGACGGCTTCCTGTACTCCATCGGGTTCCTCGTTGCGTGGCTGGTGGCACTCCTCCTGGTCGCTGAGCTCCTTCGGAACACAGGCAAGTTCACCATGGCGGATGTGCTCTCCTTCAGGTTGAAGCAGCGCCCGGTCCGCATCGCCGCCGCAATCACCACGCTCGCTGTCTGCTTCTTCTACCTCCTGGCGCAGATGGCCGGAGCCGGCGGACTGGTGTCACTGCTTCTCGGCATCGACGACCGCGTGGGACAGTCGCTGGTGATCACCGTCGTCGGTGCGTTGATGATCCTCTACGTGCTGATCGGCGGCATGAAGGGCACCACCTGGGTCCAGATCATCAAGGCCTGCCTGCTGATCGCAGGTGCATTCGTGATGACCATCTGGGTGCTCGCGATTCATGGATTCAACCTCTCGACCCTGCTGGGCGCGGCCATCGAAACCGCGGGTAATCCGGACATCACCGGACCGGGACTCCAATACGGCGCAACCGGAACCTCGCGCCTCGACTTCGTGTCCCTGGCGCTGGCCCTGGTCCTTGGAACTGCAGCCCTGCCTCACGTTCTGATGCGCTTCTATACCGTGCCCACGGCCAAGGAAGCCCGCCGCTCAGTTGTCTGGGCCATCTGGCTGATCGGTGCGTTCTACCTGTTCACACTGGTGCTCGGCTACGGCGCCGGAGCCCTGATCGGCGCCGACCGCATCAACGGAGCTCCAGGAGGCGTGAACTCTGCGGCTCCGCTGCTCGCCTTCGAACTGGGCGGACCACTGCTCCTCGGCATCATCTCGGCGGTTGCGTTTGCGACTATCCTCGCCGTTGTGGCCGGTCTGACCATCACAGCTGCTGCCTCCTTCGCCCACGACATCTACGCAAACGTGGTGCGGCGAGGTCAGGTGGATCCGGACGGTGAGGTGAAGGTGGCGCGCCGCACCGTCGTCGTCATCGGAATCCTGTCGATTGTCGGTGGAATCGGCGCGCAGGGCCAGAACGTGGCTTTCCTGGTGGCCCTCGCGTTCGCTGTCGCCGCCAGTGCGAACCTGCCCACGATCATCTACTCGCTGTTCTGGAAGAAGTTCAACACCCAGGGCGCTCTGTGGAGCATGTATGGCGGGCTGGGTACTGCAATTGTGCTGATCGCATTCTCCCCGGTCGTGTCCGGCGGCGAGAAGTCGATGATCCAGACCGCGGATTTCGCTTGGTTCCCGTTGAGCAACCCGGGCATCGTCTCGATTCCGCTGGCGTTCTTCCTCGGTTGGCTGGGCACAGTGCTGGCCAAGCGAACGGAGGATGCGCAGAAGCAGGCGGAGATGGAGGTGCGTTCGCTGACCGGTGTCGGCGCCGAGAAGGCGGTCGATC
- a CDS encoding LytR/AlgR family response regulator transcription factor yields MVNVVIVDDELPALAELGFLLSKDARITAIHRASSGAEALRILQGNPIDALFLDIHMPSLSGLDIARVISRFSRPPAVVFVTADEDRALEAFELRAVDYLLKPIRAERLTESVRRICELMEDGASPPEVITVDQGGVSKMIRRDEIRYVQAQGDYARLHTAEASYLIRIPLNDLERQWAEAGFLRTHRSYLVAMDQVKQVRLGTGRASVLVGDAELPVSRRHLAEVRGKLEETRLRPGQ; encoded by the coding sequence ATGGTCAACGTTGTCATCGTCGATGATGAGCTTCCGGCACTCGCCGAGTTGGGATTTTTGCTCTCGAAGGATGCCCGCATCACAGCAATTCACCGGGCCTCAAGCGGCGCCGAAGCGCTGCGGATCCTCCAGGGCAACCCGATTGACGCCCTGTTCCTGGACATTCACATGCCCTCGCTCTCCGGGCTGGACATCGCACGGGTCATCTCGCGCTTCAGCCGGCCACCCGCCGTCGTTTTCGTCACGGCCGATGAAGACCGTGCGCTCGAGGCCTTCGAGCTTCGCGCGGTCGACTATCTCCTGAAGCCCATTCGCGCGGAGCGGCTTACGGAGTCTGTGCGGCGCATCTGCGAACTCATGGAGGATGGAGCGAGCCCGCCGGAGGTCATTACGGTTGATCAGGGCGGGGTCAGCAAGATGATCCGCCGCGACGAGATCCGCTATGTGCAGGCACAGGGCGACTATGCACGGCTACACACAGCGGAGGCCAGCTACCTGATCCGGATCCCGTTGAACGATCTTGAGCGGCAGTGGGCGGAGGCTGGTTTCCTCCGAACGCACCGCTCGTACCTGGTGGCGATGGATCAGGTCAAACAGGTGCGCCTGGGAACAGGCCGGGCGAGCGTTCTGGTGGGCGACGCCGAACTTCCCGTCAGCAGGAGACACTTGGCCGAGGTCCGGGGGAAGCTTGAAGAAACCCGCCTGAGGCCAGGGCAGTAA
- a CDS encoding DivIVA domain-containing protein has protein sequence MDGARNGSSPFARVGRRDFGYSPRQVDRFLTEARTYYNSDGADGDPITSSDVRTMAFDPARGGYEPQAVDAALDRLEDVFAQRERDALIDSNGEEAWLMQIGRISAVLRSRLHRPPGERFRRPSRRNSPSYNIDDVDALCNELLGYFENDMPLSVDVVRRAVFREAVGEEGYEETQVDAFLDRVVQLMAAID, from the coding sequence ATGGATGGAGCACGCAACGGCAGCTCGCCGTTCGCCCGCGTCGGACGGCGCGACTTCGGTTATAGCCCCCGGCAGGTTGATCGCTTCCTGACCGAAGCGCGCACATACTACAACTCCGACGGCGCCGACGGCGATCCAATCACGAGTTCGGACGTGCGCACCATGGCCTTTGATCCCGCGCGGGGAGGTTACGAACCCCAGGCCGTTGACGCGGCGCTGGACCGGCTGGAAGATGTCTTCGCGCAGCGGGAACGCGACGCCCTGATCGACTCAAACGGCGAAGAAGCCTGGTTGATGCAGATAGGCCGCATTTCCGCTGTACTGCGCAGCAGGCTGCACCGGCCGCCGGGGGAGCGGTTCCGGCGTCCTTCGCGCAGGAACTCGCCCAGCTACAACATCGACGACGTTGATGCGCTCTGCAACGAACTGCTCGGCTACTTCGAAAACGATATGCCGCTCAGCGTTGACGTGGTCCGCAGGGCGGTATTTCGGGAGGCCGTTGGAGAGGAAGGCTACGAGGAGACGCAGGTTGATGCGTTCCTTGACCGCGTGGTCCAACTGATGGCCGCAATCGACTGA
- a CDS encoding sensor histidine kinase has protein sequence MLSPAVDVALVVAVVVITLAVVAVLGFKFSRSYRDLGSDADRATYATLHTVALASEHLRAGLTPTGAAKASRHLRGLLRSEALLITDTNGILAWDGAGSAPEDVLVLAREVLASGRTQIFRQARLRDITAGAGGGTELNDAVIAPIRVSGRIVGTVGVFGAAVNAGLIRATNEVGAWVATQVELAELDSSRTQLMEAEVRALRAQISPHFIYNSLNAIASFINTDPERARELVVEFADFTRYSFRRHGDFTTVAEELKSIDRYLLLERARFGDRLKVSLQIGPEVLSTVIPFLSLQPLVENAVRHGLDSRDGTGNITITAHDAGAYAEVTIEDDGVGMDPERLRAVLAGHLDGVHVGLRNVDSRLRQVYGDSHGLVIDTAPGAGTLITLRIPKSQPAHQT, from the coding sequence ATGCTGAGCCCCGCCGTCGACGTCGCGCTGGTGGTCGCCGTCGTCGTGATCACCCTGGCCGTGGTCGCTGTTCTGGGATTCAAGTTCTCCCGCTCTTACCGTGATCTCGGCTCCGATGCTGACCGTGCCACCTACGCAACCCTGCATACGGTTGCCCTGGCCTCGGAGCACCTGCGTGCCGGTCTGACCCCCACCGGCGCCGCCAAGGCAAGCCGGCACCTGCGCGGGCTGTTGCGCTCCGAAGCGCTGCTGATTACCGACACCAATGGAATCCTCGCCTGGGATGGCGCCGGCTCGGCGCCCGAGGACGTTCTGGTCCTTGCCCGGGAGGTGCTGGCAAGCGGGCGCACCCAGATTTTCCGCCAGGCCCGGTTGCGCGACATCACAGCGGGAGCGGGCGGCGGCACGGAACTCAACGACGCCGTCATCGCACCCATTCGGGTGAGCGGCAGGATCGTGGGAACCGTGGGTGTTTTCGGCGCAGCCGTCAATGCAGGGCTTATTCGGGCAACCAACGAGGTTGGCGCCTGGGTGGCCACGCAGGTTGAACTCGCGGAACTGGATTCCTCCCGGACCCAGCTTATGGAAGCCGAAGTCCGTGCACTGCGCGCCCAGATCAGCCCGCACTTCATCTACAACTCACTGAACGCCATCGCCTCGTTCATCAATACTGACCCGGAGCGTGCGCGGGAGCTCGTTGTCGAGTTCGCCGACTTCACGCGTTATTCCTTCCGCCGCCACGGCGACTTCACAACCGTCGCGGAAGAACTGAAATCCATCGACCGCTACCTGCTCCTTGAGCGCGCACGGTTCGGCGACAGGCTGAAGGTGAGCCTGCAGATCGGACCCGAGGTGCTCAGCACCGTGATCCCCTTCCTCAGCCTGCAGCCGCTGGTGGAGAACGCCGTGCGCCACGGGCTTGATTCCCGGGACGGCACCGGCAACATTACGATCACCGCGCACGACGCCGGCGCCTACGCCGAAGTGACCATTGAGGACGACGGCGTGGGGATGGATCCCGAACGCCTGCGGGCCGTGCTCGCAGGTCACCTGGATGGGGTTCATGTAGGCCTGCGGAACGTGGATTCACGCCTGCGCCAGGTCTACGGTGATTCCCACGGACTGGTCATCGACACCGCGCCCGGCGCTGGAACCCTCATCACGCTCCGGATCCCGAAATCCCAACCCGCCCACCAAACCTGA
- a CDS encoding DUF485 domain-containing protein: MGHDPSTPGAAQAAAVDFTEVQQRPAFKELRKRHRSFVFPMAAAFLLWYFLYVLLADYAHEFMSTPVFGHVNIGLILGLAQFVSTFGITMWYVSYANKRLDPIAEELRNDLEEQAPEVFHEGGSK; this comes from the coding sequence ATGGGTCACGACCCGTCCACCCCCGGCGCCGCGCAAGCGGCTGCCGTGGATTTCACCGAGGTCCAGCAGCGGCCCGCGTTCAAGGAGTTAAGGAAGCGCCACCGAAGCTTCGTCTTCCCCATGGCAGCGGCTTTCCTGCTCTGGTACTTCCTGTACGTGCTGCTCGCCGACTATGCGCATGAGTTCATGTCCACGCCGGTCTTCGGCCACGTCAACATCGGCCTGATCCTTGGGCTGGCGCAATTCGTCAGCACTTTCGGGATCACCATGTGGTACGTCAGCTACGCCAACAAGCGCCTCGACCCCATCGCAGAGGAACTGCGTAACGATCTCGAGGAGCAGGCTCCCGAGGTCTTCCACGAGGGAGGTTCCAAGTGA